TGTAAAGACAAGCTTTGATGCTTGTGATGCTGTCATAGGCGGtagtttgagattgatggaCTATTGTTCCCAACCTCTTGTACGGACTAGCCTGGTTGGCTCAACCATTAATGAGGACAACTCACTACTAAACTAACATGCAGATTTAGACTCAGAACCCCTATCATATTTTCTGTCAATTGAATTGTCATTACACATGGTCCTTGCTTAATTGGTTCTGACCTGTGGCCCGTGATAATTCCAGACAGACAAGGTCCCTTCCGCGGTGGGGGTTGAAAGCGCGTGGCGACCAGGCATACTGAATGGATGTGAATGAACTGAAATCTGTCACTGCAACTGTCAATGTCACTGGGGAACGAAGTACAAGATACTCGCACAGCAGGCAAACATGTCCTGTGTTGCCAAAGTCTCCGAGAACCGATGGAATGAAATGACAGTCCTACACTGACATTGACGTGATTCCGGCAGTACAGTACGATACACAATTTTATTCTCATCAGACTTATCCAGGCCAGACCAGGCTATGTCTCAGTGGTCAACCTAACTTAAACGCTCAGGCTCCCGTGGTGAGCCGGCAACTATGTACATATTGTAcgtctactccgtagacaCCTACTTGCCTGCAGAACCCAGCCATTCTTTTCACGTTTGGAGTGATCCGACAGGCTGAGATTTGGAAAACGGGTTACTGCACTAGGAAATCAGGCAGTTTGTGTCGATTTTGACACATAGTCCTGCCCATCCTAGTTCGGGCATTTGGCCTCTCTctgttgagagagagagcgGCTGATAAATctgctgggctgggctgggctgggctcCATGGGATTGACATGGCCGTTGTCGCTTGTCACTCGTCACTGTCATAGCCCGGTTCGCTCATCTCATATTAACTGGAGGACTCAAACTAATTGACTACGACCTAAAAGTTAGCAGCTGAATGCTGGTTCAGGCTGTGCTCTGCGTATTGGATCAACAAGggttcttttccttcatcatctcatcactttCCTCTTCCCTGCCCCCGGattgttttttcttttcttcttctttcctctgGATCGCTTTTTGTCATCTGCCTGAGTTTTGTGACTCTTTTACTTCTTCCTTGTATCTGTATTCCTATCTATCTGTGCCTTGACTCTTGCAGTCATCTCTCATCACTGCTCCGATCCTCCTCCGTCCCTCTAGTAAGGCATTCGGCATTTCCCACTACACTTAACTTGACTCGACCCCTTTTAGGCTCAGAGCCGCACGACCGTTCCCGGAGCCACCAGTAATAAAGTCCAGTTCTTAGTGTCCagccagtccagtccagccagGAACTGGAAGTCGACCGGCCCCGAAAAAAAAACTCGGTTTTTTCCTTAACGCCCGTTTAGGGCATCAACTCGGTCCAGTAAAGTATCCGGCATAAGCTTCTTACGGGGATTCTTGGGGATTCTTCCATCCCGTCTACCTAAAAGTATTAGTTTTCTATCTGTCTGAACCAAACTTTGTTTGGCTCAAATGAAGAACTTCTTTGGTAGCGGCAAGAAGCCAACGTCCTCCTccactcctcctcctcctctttccTCTACTAGGAAGTCCGCCACTTTCGAGGAGCGCGACCGTGAGAACTACGACCCGGCCGAACAACCTCCCGCATACTCggagccttcttctcctgcgAGAGCAAAGTCGCCTTCAAAGTCTTCAAAGAGACTATCTCGGCCCGCTTCTTACGCCGCCGAGTCCACAAAATCTTCCTCGCGCTCTTCTAGACTGTCGAGGCAATCTACAGACCCGGGCCACTCTCACtcccattcttcctctcGTCGGCACAAATACGAGCCCGATACCCATCCGCTCAACCTCCCTCCCGAAGAACGAAAGCGATTATCCGCTCTCGCCGCTGCAATGAACGGTAACTCCATGGATGTCGACAGCGAGCCTGTTAATGGCGCTCGTTCAACTACTCCTCCCAACCCGAAAGCCCAGACCAACTTTTCCGTTCCTATTCCCAACGGCTccagtcatgatgacggCGCCCCTCCGCCACCTCCTCACAAATCCAACCCTGGAAGCCCAACTATTACgcctgaggaagatgccgaagCCTACAAGGCTGCTGGTAACCGgttcttcaaggagaagaactACTATAAGGCTATCGAGCAGTATAGCAAAGGTATGCATCGCCATCTGCCATCAGACTCTTCTTACTTCCAGGATTTCTCAGCCTGGCTAAATGCATCTCCAAATGCTGACACCTAATCGCAGCTGTCGACCTCTTCCCCTTCTCCTCTACTTATCTAGGCAACCGAGCTGCTGCTTATATGTCTAATGGCCAATATGAGCATGCTCTCGAAGACTGCTCCAGAGCTGCCGATTATGATCCTCAGAATGCCAAGATTCTTCTGCGCTTGGCCCGTATCTATACTGCTATGGGCCGACCCGAGGAAGCCATGACAACCTTCAACCGCATTGAACCCCCACCATCTGCTAAGGACATGGCCCCTGCGAAGGAGATGTTGCATCATATTCAGTCAGCCCGTGATATTCTTGCACGtggatctggatctggcATGTCCATGGTGCTTCATGCTCTTGATCTGGCGGAGCGCGGCCTGGGCCCTGGTGTCACCAAGCCCCGCAAGTGGCAGCTCATGCGTGGAGAGGCTTATCTATCAATGGGACGGGAAAACTCACTAGGAGAGGCGCAAAACATTGCTATGAACCTCCTCCGAAACAACAGCCAGGACCCAGAGGCTCTTGTTCTCCGAGGACGTGTTCTCTATGGTCAGGGCGAGAACGACAAGGCTATCCAGTTCTTCCGTATGGCTATTAACTGTGATCCTGATTTCCGTGATGCCGTCAAGTGGCTCAGGATTGTCCAAAGACTTGACCGcatgaaggaggagggcaACACCGACTTCAAGGCAGGTCGTCTACAACAAGCCATCGAGAAGTATACCAATGCTCTGGAAATTGACCCTTCCAATAAGAGTATGAACTCGAAGCTGTTGCAGAACCGGGCACAAtgcaagatcaagctcaagcagtACGACGATGCCATCGCTGACTGTGAACGGGCCATTAACCTTGACCCTGGTTACACAAAGGCCcgcaagaccaaggccaatgctTTGGGTGGTGCCGAGAGATGGGAGGACGCTGTTAAGGAGTGGAAGGCCATCCAGGAGCTCGATCCAGAGGACCGAACCATCATGCGTGAGATCCGCAAAGCggagcttgagctcaagaaggcccaACGCAAGGACTACTATAAGatcgttggtgttgagaaaacCGCTACAGGtgacgagatcaagaaggcatATCGCAAGATGGCCGTTAAGCTCCACCCCGACAAGAACCCGGGCGACCCTCAcgccgaggagaagttcaaggacttGCAGGAGGCTTACGAGTGCTTGAGCGACCCTCAGTAAGTAATCTCTGAAACATACCGACTAAATAAGTTACTAATACCACTTTAGGAAGCGTGCTGCTTACGATAACGGCGATGATCTTATGGACCCCAACGATATGTTCGGCGGTGGTGGCATGGGAGGAGGCATGGGTGGCATCGACCCGGAGatcctcttcagcatgaTGGGCCAGCAGGGCGGtttcggcggcggcggttTCCGATCTGCTGGAGGCTTCCCcggcggtggtggcggcggcgcACACTTCAactttggtggtgctgaCCCCAGGCAGCGTGGAGGATTCCCCGGCGGTTTCAACTTTTCATGACCAGCCGGCGCgaatgatgacgatgacgaccCATGGGatagtgaggatgaagatgcgGACTTCtatgacgaagaagacgaggatgaggatggcgaagaagaggaaaacGACGACTATGCAACCACCAGCGATGAGGACCTTCACCCACAGTCCCCCCGGAACGGTAAGCTTCGAGATGATATCGAACAGCGCCGCCAAGATGCCCATGGCCGGCTGGTAGATGCTGTACGACGATACGGCAAGTTCTTCATGGCGGCAGCTGTCTTGCTCCCTTGGCAAGTGGTGATACTCATTTTGACGCTGGTTGGTTCAGCATATATATGCATGAAGCACATTCCATTCTTTGGCAGGAAAAAGCCGTTATCGTTGTGAACGGCTTTCACATATAATGGGCACTTTTCACTCATCCTATGCCACACAACATACCATTGGGGCGTTTATTTTAGGGATAGACATCAATGAATGCAGAGCAATGCTAGAGGTTAGCGAGTTGCTCGTCGTTAGGGTTTGAGGGCCTAGGATGGACGCCGACCTTTTAGATCGGTTCCTGGGGTGTTTCACGCATATAATGTCGCATCTTGGCATAATAGATGGTTGTCCACAAAAGTTCTGCTCATACAACATATCTATGATAATTTCAATGCTAATGATCCTCGTCATTGTGTGAGCTTGCTTGTCAATATTGATATGAACTCCTCTACATACCAGTTGTTGTCCGAAAAATACTGAATCACGGCATTTAACGCTGCTGGCACCTGAAATATTGCATTAGGTTGCGCGGTATTACGCGCGCTTAGGGTATCATAAAATTTGCGGTTCCTTAGCCGCAACCGCTTGAAATAAACATGCTCGTAGCCTGAGCAACATGGTGAATCATCATAGTCATCCAATTCCGCCAGCCTCTCAAGCagcagacgatgatgcatGGTTGGTAGCATTGCCGTTTTGTTGCGGCTGCTCACCGTTTCTCCTCCCAGGCGGCACGCCCCCAGTGGCCTCGACGACCTGGGCCACATCGTCACGCAACTCAGGCATAGCCGAGGTGATGTTCTCCGCCAAGATGTCGCGAAAGGTTCCAAAGGCGTTGAGCTTGCCGCGCATAAGCTGATTACCTCGGCGCACCAGCTCGACGAATTCTCGGGTGTAGATATCTGGATTACGGCCGTGCTCGACATACTCGACAAGTTCTGGGGGCACTGAAGGTAAATTGTTTGGGGGAGAGGCGGAGGAATGAACGGTGCGAAGGGAGTCGGAGAGGGTTTTGCTGTGAGTCTTTAGTTAGGACTTCAAAGGTAGGAGTAGCAAGCTATGTTACAtttcgttgatgagaacctCCCTGCTGGATCGGCCGACGGAGTCGTAGGTTGAGACTTGTACCATTATTTGGTAGAGATCTTGGATGATGTCCTTGAGCTGTTCTGTGATGGGGTCAACACACGTTGACAATTCGGAATATCATGATACCTACGCTCAAGGGCATTGTGGTCTACGCGATCGACaggcgccatgatgaaggtgtCGTGAGTACGGATTGGACGAGCCTTGGCGGGTTAAAGATAAGATACTCTGAATGCTTTGCGACGCTTTGTCTAAGGGAATCTAAGCTTCATGAGTAAAGTGTATGGCGGACTAATTACTACTCCGGATCCCTGCTACGAGCGGGAAGTGGGGTATGGAAAGGTGGGGGTGGTCAGGTGGGGTATCTTTCTTATCAGTGAGTGACATGAGCCTCTCGCAACGACATCAAGCTTGGACTTAAACAACTGTCCACTCATTAATGACCGTCTTCTCTGTGAGGAGCTTGATTCCTCTTGTTAGGGCTACGGTTAGGGACTTATTATATCTTGCCCTGTTATTTCACTTGTCCAATATCCCTGGCCTAGCCTAGCCAACAAGTCAAGGGTAACTGCCTGAAATGTGACCAGCCATCATTTGGTGACACAGTCTATCGGGATATCACTGAAAGCTATACTTGCAGATGCTCATCAAGCGGTGAGGCTCATAGGACTAATACCTTAGCCATACAACTTACATGATAACTGGTTTGGTATAGTCTAAGTTCTTTGACCTAGTAAACTGTCACTCAGCAATCATGGCATAAAGGGTGGCAAAGAACTGATCGATTCTCACCGCCGGCATGCGAGCCATTTTATCCAAGATGAGCATATTCTCAATGAATGTAGCAAAGTATTGGCTTCAGTACCGTTTCTCAGGTTGGAAGACCTGATAAATAACCATATCGTCTTTGCGCTTCGTGTGGGACAAGCTGTATATACATGCGGCAGACACTTGCATGTTGGACACGCTGACTTgcaagccatcatcattctaATGCCACTTGTTCATTCATGACTGTGGAAAAGTCGGTTGGATAATTGTTTCAGTGAAATTTTTGCTTTTCGGTGGTCACAGTACCCCTAACATGCATGAATGTGACAATCGGGAACCTGGTAAAGTGCCTGCAGGCTGCCACCGGGGGGgttggggggggggggcacCGTCTGATCGCAATGGCATCCGTTTCGTTGAGTCGTTCTATTGGTAGATTTTAATTAGCAACAGTATTTCTAGTGAATACAAACCAAGTCCCCGTAGactttgcttctcttgaaAGATAAGCTCCATCAGATATCCCTTGTGAACATGTTAGCTGCAGACTCTAAAGCAGACATGAGGTTGCAGGGTCTTTGTTCATTAAACGACATGTCTGGGCCATGTCATGGAAGCCCGCAGTATGCTGTTTGGAGGATCATGGATGACTGATACCAGAGTCTCAAAGAATATCCTTGCTTTGGTGTATTGAGTCCCTGGTATAAAGTAAAGGGCATGCCCCTGAGTCTCTGGTCACTCGACATAACCTTGATGCTAAGCAATACCTATTCACGTTTAAACTTGTAATCATAATCCTCATCAGTCATCTTACCAGTCTATCATTCATTACAGCCCTTGTCCTtccttcaacgccatcatgTCCTTATCCTCAGACCAGAACCTGGACTCACAGACTGTGTTTCCACACAGTTATAGGGAAGGACCCAAGTGTATTGGGTTCGCAAGTCCCAAGGGCGGCAGTGCAATAGAGTCATTGAGAGTGTCAAGGTAAGGGAGCATGAACACCTCATGGCGAGGTTAAATAGTGTGCCCCTTGATCAGCGGGCGGACCACCCGCTCCTTGAAGAGGCTGTGAAGCTCCTTCTGTGCTATCAACACAAGGCCACTGATTTCGAtaaggagctggaggatgcTTCGCAGAAGTTTCGAGATGCGGCGGAGGCAGCGAAGAAAGTGGAGGCGGCCCGATTCAAGGTATTTGATTGTCCTGTTCACGTTATCGTGCTTGACTCTTATGATGAACCAGCAGGAGAAGCCTATTCCCCAgaagcctgagcctgagcctgagcctgacTCTGACTCCGAGTCTAGCTCAGAATCGGAAAGCGATGGCggagacgatgttgagatccaTCCCCTGGAGGCTTGGGGGCGCTACAACTCCAAGTGGAAGGCGATAGACAAATCTgggctggaagaagggcttgTAAGTAACATACTACGCTCTTGTTTCTATAGCATGACTGACGATACCTTCACCATAGCCTGTAGTATACCAAGTGCCTTGGCCAGTGACTTCAGGCAA
This region of Fusarium verticillioides 7600 chromosome 3, whole genome shotgun sequence genomic DNA includes:
- a CDS encoding DnaJ like subfamily C member 7; this encodes MKNFFGSGKKPTSSSTPPPPLSSTRKSATFEERDRENYDPAEQPPAYSEPSSPARAKSPSKSSKRLSRPASYAAESTKSSSRSSRLSRQSTDPGHSHSHSSSRRHKYEPDTHPLNLPPEERKRLSALAAAMNGNSMDVDSEPVNGARSTTPPNPKAQTNFSVPIPNGSSHDDGAPPPPPHKSNPGSPTITPEEDAEAYKAAGNRFFKEKNYYKAIEQYSKAVDLFPFSSTYLGNRAAAYMSNGQYEHALEDCSRAADYDPQNAKILLRLARIYTAMGRPEEAMTTFNRIEPPPSAKDMAPAKEMLHHIQSARDILARGSGSGMSMVLHALDLAERGLGPGVTKPRKWQLMRGEAYLSMGRENSLGEAQNIAMNLLRNNSQDPEALVLRGRVLYGQGENDKAIQFFRMAINCDPDFRDAVKWLRIVQRLDRMKEEGNTDFKAGRLQQAIEKYTNALEIDPSNKSMNSKLLQNRAQCKIKLKQYDDAIADCERAINLDPGYTKARKTKANALGGAERWEDAVKEWKAIQELDPEDRTIMREIRKAELELKKAQRKDYYKIVGVEKTATGDEIKKAYRKMAVKLHPDKNPGDPHAEEKFKDLQEAYECLSDPQKRAAYDNGDDLMDPNDMFGGGGMGGGMGGIDPEILFSMMGQQGGFGGGGFRSAGGFPGGGGGGAHFNFGGADPRQRGGFPGGFNFS